Within the Amaranthus tricolor cultivar Red isolate AtriRed21 chromosome 15, ASM2621246v1, whole genome shotgun sequence genome, the region tttgaattaaaaccAAATCATTGAAAGTCCAAGCCATATTTCATGttcaatttgaattattttggttTATAATTTTCATATGAATAAATTTCCCCATACGCTAAATCCAACTAAGACATTTTATGAATGATTCAGgtctaaatttaatattttttataatctaaTCATATACGCACaatttattgtaatttgttAGAGACGGGAGTATAAATCAAGAAACTTTACTCTcaataatgttaaattgttaattgtGAACTTATTTCCTATTCTATGTCAATAGATAAGATTCAGATCTTCGAATCTATTTTGTAAACCTCTTGTCATATATAGACACGTAGTGGGAACCAAAGTACCCAAATTGCAATATTGAGGGCATTGGCTAATAATCAAACGCCCAAACATTGAAATCCCGACTTCCCTCTCTTCTCAACACTCCTACAGCTGTACACCATTCTTCATTTGCCGAGTAGTATCAAACAAAAAATGGAGAACAATGGCGGAGGAAGAGGTGTAATTATGGGGAGCATGGGAACTATCAATTTCTCTCCTCCTTCAGTCCAAGAAGAAACAATGGATCTCACGGGCCGTGTGCATCACCTCCCTTGTTGCGTCAAATTCAATGGACCCTCTGACATTTCTCACTATTTCAAGCCCAAATCTTCTGGTAATTTTGTGTCcaattcttcttttttttttttcatatggGATTTTCACTAACGTTATTTATGTCAATGGGTTTTTGCTAAATTTTGTAGGGGTTGAGATTGACGGTGGTTTACAAGTAGAAGAAGCCTTCTTCAGGGGCAGAAATTTGCAGGGAGTTACTGTTCCTCTTCCTGATGGATATTCTGGTCTTCATCTATCTgaatcttttgtttaattattcaTGTTATGTCACCAAAATTCATTGCATATATGATATTTTCCAAGTTTAGATTGAAGTAAGAAATAATATGCTTATTGAACTCCTTGCTAGTTGCGAAATTTGAGTTGAAGAatacaacaagaacaacaacaatgctAGAGCCTAGAACCTTACCCTTGTCAATGATAAAACTAGCAAAAAAAAGTTGTTTCCGATTACTCTTGGTAGCAAACGTCATGTGCaatttcatataaataagaagtTTACTTGATTAATTAGTCATTTTACTTTAGTCCATTATAGTTCGAAACCAAATTGACCATTTTTTGTGACAATAATCTCTTATGTCAAATTGAGTCATTATATTAGATTTGTcttctaaaatataaattaaactaatttgGGAAATTCCTTGAATTGTCTCTTGACTATTTTTGGTGACATTCCTTGGTGTTTTTTATGTAAAGTGGGGATGCTAGTGTTCTTTATAGGTGAATGAATGCCTTTTCTTTGAAGTATTTCTTTCGACTAgtatttacggcccgtttggttagtggtactaaatg harbors:
- the LOC130801675 gene encoding uncharacterized protein LOC130801675; the encoded protein is MENNGGGRGVIMGSMGTINFSPPSVQEETMDLTGRVHHLPCCVKFNGPSDISHYFKPKSSGVEIDGGLQVEEAFFRGRNLQGVTVPLPDGYSGYIIGKKDPGKGKTKKTAGSGKAPDSSSIENNWEMLAKCGNMTFWNHDRFPSQDDASLRLFHCFAVAKALHEPVNPEDLTEDRKS